In a single window of the Chloroflexota bacterium genome:
- the ilvN gene encoding acetolactate synthase small subunit has product MANHIFVAYVEDKPGVLNRVASLFRRRAFNIESLTVGHTEQLGVSRMTIVVDGDDLTARRIEANLYKLVNVLRVDDVTHQPSVVRDLALIKVAVTSANRTEVMQLADVFRARIVDVTNDSLVIEITGVEDKIEGLIEVLRPFGIIEMVRTGLVAMSRGASSVSPNPPLVAAAVPEGAPAQLDPAVAMSV; this is encoded by the coding sequence ATGGCAAACCATATTTTCGTAGCTTATGTTGAAGACAAACCCGGCGTGCTCAATCGCGTCGCTTCGCTCTTCCGCCGGCGCGCCTTCAACATCGAGTCGCTCACCGTCGGCCACACCGAACAGCTTGGCGTGAGCCGCATGACGATTGTGGTGGACGGGGACGACCTGACCGCCCGCCGCATCGAGGCCAACCTTTACAAGCTGGTCAACGTTCTGCGCGTGGACGACGTAACCCACCAGCCCTCGGTCGTGCGCGACCTGGCGCTCATCAAAGTGGCCGTCACTTCCGCCAACCGCACCGAAGTCATGCAGTTGGCCGACGTCTTCCGCGCCCGCATCGTGGACGTGACCAACGACTCGCTCGTCATCGAAATCACCGGCGTCGAAGACAAGATCGAAGGCCTGATCGAAGTCCTGCGCCCGTTCGGCATCATCGAGATGGTGCGCACCGGTTTGGTTGCCATGTCGCGCGGGGCCAGTTCGGTCAGCCCCAACCCGCCGCTGGTGGCCGCCGCCGTGCCCGAAGGCGCGCCCGCCCAGCTTGACCCGGCGGTTGCAATGTCAGTTTAG
- the ilvC gene encoding ketol-acid reductoisomerase: MAKIYYDNNADLALIQAKKVAVVGYGSQGHAHSLSLKDSGVQVKVGLAPDSKSKAKAEAAGLTVEAVADVSAWADVIMILAPDTKQAKIYKDSIEGHLTKGKMLMFGHGFNIRFGAIVPPADVDVTMIAPKAPGHRVREVFVEGGGTPALLAVHQDATGDAKALALSYAKAMGLTRAGVIETTFAEETETDLFGEQVVLCGGVSALVKAAFETLVKAGYQPEIAYFECMHELKLIVDLMYRGGLNYMHYSVSDTAEHGSYTGGPRIITEETMGEMKKMLSEIQDGTYAKKWIAENEAGRPWFKEQRRLGQDHPIEKIGVELRGMMPFLNPVVVRPEEQG; this comes from the coding sequence ATGGCAAAAATTTACTACGACAACAACGCCGACCTGGCCCTCATCCAGGCCAAAAAAGTGGCCGTCGTCGGCTATGGCTCGCAGGGCCACGCCCACTCGCTCAGCCTGAAGGACAGCGGCGTGCAGGTGAAGGTAGGACTCGCGCCCGACAGCAAATCGAAGGCCAAAGCCGAAGCCGCCGGCCTCACCGTGGAGGCAGTCGCCGACGTCTCAGCCTGGGCCGACGTGATCATGATTCTGGCCCCCGACACCAAGCAGGCCAAAATCTACAAGGACTCAATTGAGGGACATCTGACCAAAGGCAAGATGCTGATGTTCGGGCACGGCTTCAACATTCGCTTCGGGGCCATCGTTCCACCCGCCGACGTGGACGTGACCATGATCGCCCCCAAAGCCCCCGGCCACCGCGTGCGCGAAGTGTTTGTGGAAGGCGGCGGCACCCCGGCGCTGTTGGCAGTTCACCAGGACGCGACCGGGGACGCGAAAGCGCTGGCGCTGTCTTACGCCAAAGCGATGGGCCTCACCCGGGCCGGAGTCATCGAAACCACCTTCGCCGAAGAAACCGAGACCGATCTGTTTGGTGAGCAAGTGGTGTTGTGTGGCGGCGTCAGCGCGCTGGTCAAGGCCGCGTTTGAGACGCTGGTGAAGGCCGGCTACCAGCCGGAGATCGCGTACTTCGAGTGCATGCACGAACTCAAGCTCATCGTGGACTTGATGTATCGCGGCGGCCTCAACTACATGCACTACTCGGTGAGCGACACCGCCGAGCACGGCAGTTACACCGGCGGCCCGCGCATCATCACCGAAGAGACGATGGGTGAGATGAAGAAGATGCTGTCCGAAATTCAGGACGGCACGTACGCCAAAAAGTGGATCGCCGAAAACGAAGCGGGCCGCCCCTGGTTCAAAGAACAGCGCCGCCTCGGCCAGGATCATCCCATCGAAAAGATCGGCGTTGAGCTACGTGGCATGATGCCGTTTTTGAATCCGGTGGTCGTCAGGCCCGAAGAGCAAGGCTAG
- a CDS encoding four helix bundle protein, protein MKIERFEDVKAWQAARVLANLVYDATGSGAFAKDFGLRNQIQSAAGSVMHNIAEGFESGSDAEFVRFLKYARRSASEVQSETYLALDRKYVDNQVFQRIYDKATETKKLINAFIGYLNH, encoded by the coding sequence ATGAAGATCGAACGATTTGAAGATGTAAAAGCATGGCAGGCGGCGCGAGTGTTAGCGAACTTGGTTTACGATGCAACGGGGAGTGGCGCTTTTGCCAAAGATTTCGGGTTGCGCAACCAGATTCAATCTGCCGCCGGATCGGTCATGCACAACATTGCCGAAGGCTTCGAGTCCGGTTCCGATGCCGAGTTTGTTCGTTTTCTGAAATACGCCCGCCGTTCAGCGAGTGAAGTGCAATCGGAAACCTATCTTGCCTTAGATCGCAAATACGTTGACAACCAGGTCTTCCAAAGAATCTACGACAAGGCCACCGAAACCAAAAAACTTATCAACGCTTTCATCGGCTATCTCAACCATTGA
- a CDS encoding 2-isopropylmalate synthase, whose amino-acid sequence MNNYVSIFDTTLRDGEQSPGATMTSSEKIEVARALARLGVDIIEAGFPAASPDDLEAVRRIAVEVGNPPEGGRAPVICGLARANKGDIDKAWEAIRHAKHPRIHTFLATSEIHMKYKLKMDPEQVIERAAEMVAYARSFCEDVEFSPEDAGRSDPEFLYVVLAEAIKAGATTLNIPDTVGYTTPDEFGKLIDGIIKHTSGIENCIVSVHCHDDLGLATANTLAGIAAGARQAEVTINGIGERAGNTSLEEVVMALHTRKPVFKLETGIDTTQLMRVSKLVSNYTGMVVQPNKAIVGANAFAHEAGIHQDGMLKHQQTYEIMRPETVGVTQTRLVLGKHSGRHALKKRLAELGYELNDAELDKAFERFKNLADKKKTITDADLEAIISDEIYQPREVFALEEMQVVCGTLGMPTATVRLRGPDGASVVRAAMGTGPVDATYKAIDEIVAMPNTLLEFVIHAVTEGIDALGEVTVRIEGGNGHHTLDAQKETEQVRTFGGHGADTDIIVASAKAYLSALNKLLVASGKYGEPETIATVEAVA is encoded by the coding sequence ATGAACAACTACGTCAGTATCTTTGATACCACCCTCCGCGACGGCGAACAGTCGCCGGGCGCGACGATGACCTCTTCCGAGAAGATCGAAGTGGCCCGCGCCCTGGCCCGCCTCGGCGTGGACATCATCGAGGCCGGGTTCCCCGCCGCCTCGCCCGACGACCTCGAAGCCGTGCGCCGCATTGCCGTCGAAGTGGGCAACCCGCCCGAAGGCGGGCGCGCGCCCGTCATCTGCGGCCTGGCCCGCGCCAACAAAGGTGACATTGATAAAGCCTGGGAAGCAATTCGCCATGCGAAGCACCCGCGCATCCACACCTTCCTCGCCACCTCCGAGATTCACATGAAGTACAAGCTCAAGATGGATCCGGAGCAGGTCATCGAGCGTGCCGCCGAGATGGTGGCCTACGCCCGCAGTTTTTGCGAAGACGTGGAGTTTTCGCCGGAAGACGCCGGGCGGAGCGACCCCGAATTTTTATACGTGGTGCTGGCCGAGGCGATCAAAGCCGGGGCGACCACCCTCAACATCCCCGACACCGTCGGCTACACCACGCCCGACGAGTTCGGCAAACTGATTGACGGCATCATCAAGCACACGTCGGGAATCGAGAACTGCATCGTCTCCGTCCATTGCCACGACGACTTGGGGCTGGCCACGGCCAACACCCTGGCCGGCATCGCCGCCGGGGCGCGGCAGGCCGAGGTGACCATTAACGGCATCGGCGAGCGGGCGGGTAATACTTCCCTCGAGGAGGTGGTGATGGCCCTGCACACGCGCAAGCCGGTATTCAAGCTCGAAACCGGAATTGACACCACTCAGCTTATGCGCGTGAGCAAGCTGGTGAGCAACTACACCGGCATGGTCGTCCAGCCGAACAAGGCCATTGTCGGGGCCAACGCCTTTGCTCACGAGGCGGGCATCCACCAGGATGGCATGCTCAAGCACCAGCAGACGTACGAGATCATGCGGCCCGAAACCGTCGGCGTCACCCAGACTCGATTGGTGCTGGGCAAACATTCGGGCCGCCACGCGCTGAAGAAACGGCTGGCCGAACTTGGCTACGAGTTGAACGACGCCGAACTCGACAAAGCTTTTGAGCGCTTCAAGAATCTGGCCGACAAAAAGAAGACCATCACCGACGCCGACCTCGAAGCCATCATCTCGGACGAAATCTATCAGCCGCGTGAGGTGTTCGCGCTGGAAGAGATGCAGGTAGTGTGCGGCACGCTGGGGATGCCCACCGCCACCGTACGCCTGCGCGGGCCGGACGGCGCCAGTGTCGTGCGGGCGGCGATGGGCACCGGCCCGGTGGACGCAACCTACAAAGCCATTGACGAGATCGTCGCCATGCCGAACACCCTGTTGGAGTTCGTCATTCACGCGGTGACCGAGGGTATTGACGCGCTGGGCGAAGTGACGGTGCGCATCGAAGGCGGGAACGGCCATCACACGCTGGACGCGCAGAAAGAAACCGAACAAGTTCGCACCTTCGGCGGCCACGGGGCCGACACCGACATCATCGTCGCCAGCGCCAAGGCATATTTGTCGGCGCTGAACAAATTGTTGGTGGCAAGCGGGAAGTATGGCGAGCCAGAAACGATAGCGACGGTAGAAGCCGTTGCGTAA
- the leuC gene encoding 3-isopropylmalate dehydratase large subunit — translation MSQPQTLFEKVWNAHVVSQEPDSPAVLYIDLHLVHEVTSPQAFTGLRGRGLKVRRPDKTLATMDHSIPTHDPSLPILDELAAKQIRQMEINAKEFGITLHGMNSPHRGIVHVIGPELGATQPGMTIVCGDSHTSTHGAFGALAFGIGTSEVEMVLASQCLLQRKPKTCEVRVEGQLSKGVSSKDIILALIAKIGVGGGTGHVLEYTGPAIRALTMEQRMTICNMSIEGGARAGMIAPDEATFDYIADREFAPKGEDWEAATARWRRLPTDDGATYDKTVTLNAGELVPMITYGTNPGMGMAITDRIPDPDQLADASQKLALSKALIYMGLQPGQPLLGHPVDVVFIGSCTNSRISDLRLAASLLKDRKVAPSLRVMVVPGSQEVKKQAEQEGLDRIFKEAGAEWREAGCSMCIAMNGDQLQPGQYAVSTSNRNFEGRQGKGGRTFLASPLTAAAAALTGKITDVRTLLN, via the coding sequence ATGTCTCAGCCCCAAACCCTTTTTGAAAAAGTCTGGAACGCGCACGTCGTATCTCAGGAGCCGGACTCCCCGGCGGTGCTTTATATTGATCTTCACCTTGTTCACGAGGTGACCTCACCGCAAGCCTTCACCGGCCTGCGCGGGCGCGGCCTCAAAGTCCGCCGCCCCGATAAGACGCTGGCGACTATGGATCACAGTATCCCCACTCACGATCCGTCGCTTCCCATCTTAGACGAACTGGCGGCCAAACAAATTCGACAAATGGAAATCAATGCCAAAGAGTTTGGCATTACCCTGCACGGCATGAACAGCCCGCATCGCGGCATCGTCCACGTCATCGGCCCGGAGCTTGGCGCGACGCAACCGGGCATGACGATTGTGTGCGGCGACAGCCACACCAGCACCCACGGCGCGTTCGGGGCGCTGGCTTTCGGCATCGGCACCAGCGAAGTAGAGATGGTGCTGGCCTCGCAATGCCTGCTCCAGCGCAAACCGAAAACCTGTGAAGTGCGTGTTGAAGGTCAATTGAGCAAAGGCGTCTCGTCTAAAGACATCATCCTGGCCCTCATCGCCAAAATCGGCGTGGGCGGCGGGACGGGCCACGTGCTCGAATACACCGGCCCGGCCATTCGCGCCCTGACGATGGAACAGCGGATGACGATCTGCAACATGTCCATCGAAGGCGGTGCGCGGGCGGGGATGATTGCGCCCGACGAGGCGACGTTTGACTATATTGCCGACCGCGAGTTTGCGCCGAAAGGTGAGGATTGGGAAGCCGCCACTGCCAGGTGGCGGCGTCTGCCTACCGATGACGGCGCCACCTACGATAAAACCGTCACCCTGAATGCCGGCGAACTTGTCCCCATGATCACTTACGGAACGAATCCTGGTATGGGCATGGCGATCACCGACCGCATTCCCGACCCTGATCAACTGGCCGACGCTTCGCAAAAGCTGGCCTTGAGCAAGGCGCTCATTTACATGGGCCTCCAACCCGGCCAGCCCTTGCTCGGCCATCCGGTGGACGTAGTCTTCATCGGCAGTTGCACCAACTCGCGCATCTCGGATTTGCGGCTGGCGGCCTCGCTGTTGAAGGATCGCAAAGTCGCGCCTAGCTTGCGGGTGATGGTCGTGCCCGGCTCGCAAGAGGTGAAGAAGCAGGCCGAGCAGGAAGGCTTAGACAGGATTTTCAAAGAAGCGGGCGCAGAGTGGCGCGAAGCCGGTTGCAGTATGTGCATCGCCATGAATGGCGATCAATTGCAACCGGGCCAGTACGCCGTCAGTACCAGCAACCGCAACTTTGAAGGTCGGCAGGGCAAAGGCGGCCGCACGTTTTTGGCGAGTCCGCTCACGGCGGCGGCGGCGGCCCTGACGGGAAAGATTACGGATGTGCGAACGTTATTGAACTGA
- the leuD gene encoding 3-isopropylmalate dehydratase small subunit produces the protein MAQFTTLTSRILPLPVNDIDTDQIIPARFLKATDKNGMGDNLFADWRYNADGSPKPDFALNKPEYKGAQILLAGDNFGCGSSREHAPWALRGYGFQVVISTSFADIFCNNALKNGLLPIAVDSQTHRELLDLTEEASQAEVAVDLASQTVTLPGGKKVSFPIDGFSKACLLNGVDELGYLLGFEEKIVAYETAHA, from the coding sequence ATGGCTCAATTCACCACCCTCACCTCCCGCATCCTCCCTCTCCCCGTCAACGACATTGACACGGATCAGATCATCCCGGCCCGGTTCCTCAAGGCCACCGACAAGAACGGCATGGGCGACAACTTGTTCGCCGACTGGCGCTACAACGCCGACGGTTCGCCCAAGCCCGACTTCGCCTTGAACAAGCCTGAATACAAAGGCGCGCAAATTTTGCTGGCCGGCGACAACTTTGGTTGCGGATCGTCGCGTGAGCACGCGCCCTGGGCCTTGCGCGGCTACGGCTTCCAGGTCGTCATCAGCACCTCGTTCGCCGACATCTTCTGCAACAACGCGCTCAAGAACGGCTTGCTTCCCATCGCCGTTGACTCACAAACACACCGTGAACTGCTTGACCTGACCGAAGAGGCCTCGCAAGCTGAAGTTGCTGTTGATCTGGCCTCGCAAACCGTGACTCTGCCCGGCGGCAAAAAAGTATCGTTTCCGATTGACGGCTTCTCAAAGGCTTGCCTGCTCAACGGTGTGGACGAACTGGGTTATTTGTTGGGTTTTGAGGAAAAGATTGTGGCGTATGAAACTGCGCACGCCTGA
- a CDS encoding dienelactone hydrolase family protein → MKLRTPEMSTSTFEDLMREMFRLYEEKAYADGLAMLVREADRFSGHRSRTLFWCACFASLTGDSAGALQWLQTGVAEGEWFSPDQLRGDPDLKPLQGVAEFEHIVAYCEQRLAEAEKEVAPDRRVLVPQNIAPPFPLLIALHGYNVTQVYFETVHLDAWKPVVEMGWLLASPRASQRAGPDSYAWRDTARSLQEVYDHYTQVCMQYAIDPERIVISGFSRGGALALELALHARIPACGVIAVGPGAAVMRELNAWLPTGDARRARVYFVMGELDTPCLPEVNAMAGIFKSLGISYEIELHPNLGHEFPPTFEQSLKRALDFITQS, encoded by the coding sequence ATGAAACTGCGCACGCCTGAGATGAGCACGTCAACATTTGAAGACCTGATGCGTGAGATGTTTCGCCTGTATGAGGAAAAAGCCTATGCAGACGGGTTGGCTATGCTCGTGCGAGAAGCTGATCGCTTCTCAGGGCACCGTAGCCGGACGCTGTTTTGGTGCGCGTGTTTCGCCTCGCTCACAGGCGACAGTGCTGGAGCGCTCCAGTGGTTGCAAACGGGCGTGGCTGAGGGTGAGTGGTTTTCGCCAGATCAATTGCGCGGTGACCCGGACTTGAAACCGTTGCAGGGCGTAGCGGAGTTTGAACACATCGTAGCTTACTGTGAACAGAGGTTGGCTGAGGCTGAAAAAGAAGTTGCACCTGACCGCCGTGTGCTCGTGCCACAGAACATCGCTCCGCCCTTTCCATTGCTCATCGCGTTGCATGGCTACAACGTAACGCAGGTCTATTTCGAGACCGTTCACCTTGATGCGTGGAAACCGGTTGTGGAAATGGGATGGCTTTTGGCTTCGCCTCGGGCCTCTCAGCGCGCCGGGCCGGATTCGTATGCCTGGCGTGACACGGCGCGGTCGCTACAAGAAGTGTATGACCATTACACCCAGGTATGTATGCAATATGCCATTGACCCGGAGCGGATTGTCATCAGCGGTTTCTCGCGAGGCGGAGCGTTGGCGCTTGAACTGGCGTTGCACGCGCGAATACCGGCGTGCGGGGTGATAGCTGTTGGGCCTGGCGCGGCGGTGATGCGCGAACTCAACGCGTGGTTGCCAACTGGCGATGCAAGACGTGCACGGGTGTATTTCGTTATGGGAGAACTGGACACACCTTGTCTGCCCGAGGTGAACGCGATGGCTGGGATTTTCAAATCATTGGGCATCTCGTATGAGATTGAACTGCATCCCAATCTTGGGCATGAGTTCCCGCCGACCTTTGAACAGAGCTTGAAGCGCGCTCTCGATTTCATTACCCAAAGTTAG
- a CDS encoding citramalate synthase — translation MHIQIYDTTLRDGTQREGISLSCEDKLKIAQKLDDLGVEYIEGGWPGSNPKDAEFFERVQDMKFKNATICAFGATCRVDSDPADDPNVKALLDSHTGVCTVVGKTSMLHVTEVLQTTPGENLRIIEESIRYLLSQGRRVIYDAEHFFDGFKLDKTYALETLRAASRGGADIVVLCDTNGGAMPWEIADIVRAVKRDRGGLLGIHTHNDGECAVANSLAAVREGCVQVQGTINGYGERCGNANLVSIIADLELKMGHKCVPNGNAKRLTEVAHFVAEIANLSPDEHMAYVGKSAFAHKGGIHVAAIRRNVDSYQHINPELVGNKMRIVVSELSGRGNLLSKAEEYGLDVNGGAEVAEVLNEIKVLEAQGFSFEAAEASVAMMLKRQQSGYTPPFELVDFSVNVEHRQGRGIFAEATVKVKVDGETIHTVAEGNGPVNALDAALRKALTPVYPQLSHFQLADYKVRILDGENGTAALTRVLIDTQNGTNRWSTVGASTNIIEASWRALADSVEYGLTVAG, via the coding sequence ATGCACATCCAAATCTACGACACCACTCTCCGAGACGGCACCCAGCGCGAAGGCATTTCGCTTTCGTGCGAAGACAAACTTAAGATTGCCCAGAAGCTGGACGACCTGGGCGTGGAATACATTGAAGGCGGCTGGCCCGGATCGAACCCGAAGGACGCCGAGTTCTTCGAGCGGGTGCAGGACATGAAGTTTAAGAACGCCACCATTTGCGCTTTCGGCGCTACTTGTCGCGTGGACAGCGACCCTGCCGACGACCCCAACGTCAAGGCTCTGCTCGACTCGCACACTGGCGTTTGCACCGTGGTCGGCAAAACCTCCATGCTCCACGTCACCGAAGTTCTGCAAACCACGCCCGGCGAGAATCTGCGCATCATTGAAGAGAGCATTCGTTATTTGCTGAGTCAGGGGCGACGGGTGATTTACGACGCCGAACATTTCTTCGACGGCTTCAAGCTGGACAAGACCTACGCCCTCGAAACCCTGCGCGCCGCCTCGCGCGGGGGAGCCGACATCGTGGTGTTGTGCGACACCAACGGCGGCGCCATGCCCTGGGAGATTGCCGACATCGTCCGGGCCGTCAAACGCGATCGCGGCGGCCTGCTCGGAATCCACACTCACAACGACGGCGAGTGCGCGGTGGCGAACTCGCTGGCGGCGGTGCGCGAGGGCTGTGTGCAAGTGCAAGGCACAATCAACGGTTATGGCGAGCGGTGCGGCAACGCCAACCTGGTCTCCATCATCGCCGACCTTGAGTTGAAGATGGGGCACAAGTGCGTGCCCAACGGCAATGCCAAACGCCTGACAGAGGTGGCTCACTTCGTGGCCGAGATTGCCAACCTGTCGCCCGACGAGCACATGGCCTACGTGGGCAAGTCGGCTTTTGCCCACAAAGGCGGCATCCACGTGGCCGCCATCCGCCGCAACGTGGACTCGTATCAGCACATCAACCCGGAACTGGTGGGCAACAAGATGCGGATCGTCGTCTCGGAACTTTCGGGGCGGGGCAATTTGTTGAGCAAAGCCGAAGAATACGGCCTGGACGTGAACGGCGGGGCCGAAGTGGCCGAGGTGTTGAACGAAATCAAGGTCCTCGAAGCGCAAGGCTTCTCGTTTGAGGCCGCCGAGGCCTCGGTGGCGATGATGCTCAAACGGCAACAGTCCGGCTACACCCCGCCGTTTGAGTTGGTTGACTTTTCGGTGAACGTCGAACACCGCCAGGGCCGGGGCATCTTTGCCGAAGCAACAGTGAAGGTGAAGGTTGACGGCGAAACCATTCACACTGTGGCCGAGGGCAACGGCCCGGTCAACGCCCTCGACGCGGCGCTCCGCAAGGCGCTCACGCCCGTCTATCCTCAATTGAGTCACTTCCAACTGGCCGATTACAAAGTCCGCATCCTCGACGGCGAGAACGGCACTGCCGCGCTGACCCGCGTGTTGATTGACACCCAAAACGGCACGAATCGCTGGAGCACGGTGGGCGCGAGCACCAACATCATCGAAGCTTCGTGGCGGGCGCTGGCGGATTCGGTGGAGTATGGGTTGACAGTCGCAGGTTGA
- a CDS encoding four helix bundle protein, producing MATKIMNHTELQVYQKAFATAMKIFELSKAFPKEETYSLTDQVRRSSRSVCANLAEAWRKRRYEAAFISKLSDSEAEASETQVWLEFAVECKYVNRNDAAELYKTYNEIIKTLVGMINHADTWVITKK from the coding sequence ATGGCGACAAAGATAATGAATCACACTGAGTTGCAGGTTTACCAAAAGGCCTTTGCAACAGCGATGAAGATTTTTGAGTTGTCGAAAGCTTTTCCTAAAGAAGAAACCTATTCGCTCACTGATCAGGTTCGCCGGTCATCTCGCTCGGTTTGCGCTAACTTGGCCGAAGCCTGGCGCAAGCGACGTTATGAAGCCGCTTTTATCAGCAAGCTTTCCGACTCGGAAGCCGAAGCGTCTGAAACTCAGGTGTGGTTGGAATTCGCGGTGGAATGCAAATATGTGAACCGAAACGATGCCGCCGAACTCTACAAGACCTATAATGAAATCATAAAAACTCTCGTCGGCATGATCAACCACGCCGACACTTGGGTAATCACAAAGAAGTGA
- the leuB gene encoding 3-isopropylmalate dehydrogenase produces the protein MKASITTIPGDGIGPEVVAEAVRVLDIIANKFGHEFAYGERLMGGCSIDKHGVALTDEALADCKASDAVLLGAVGGPKWDDPNAKVRPEQGILALRKGLGVFANLRPARPHPALFDTSPLKPEKLKGVDVLVIRELTGGLYFGHKARERTNGHTRAIDTLEYHDYEIERVINLAFRLADGRRKKVSSVDKANILESSRLWRQIAAGIAAEHADITFENVLVDTAAMRLVNAPASFDVLVTENMFGDILTDEASVLCGSMGMLPSASLGDGGPGLYEPIHGSAPDIAGKGIANPVGTILSVALLLRHSLHLEKEAATVEVAVDSAITDGCRTADLGGKLTTRQMADEVISRL, from the coding sequence TTGAAAGCTAGTATCACCACCATCCCCGGCGACGGCATTGGCCCCGAAGTGGTGGCCGAGGCCGTGCGCGTGTTGGACATCATTGCTAACAAGTTCGGCCACGAGTTCGCTTACGGCGAACGGCTGATGGGCGGTTGCTCGATTGACAAACACGGCGTGGCGCTGACCGACGAGGCGCTGGCTGACTGCAAAGCGTCCGATGCGGTTCTGCTCGGCGCGGTGGGCGGCCCCAAGTGGGACGACCCGAACGCAAAGGTGCGTCCCGAGCAGGGTATTCTGGCTTTGCGAAAGGGACTCGGCGTTTTCGCCAACCTGCGCCCGGCCAGGCCGCACCCGGCCTTGTTCGATACGTCGCCGCTCAAACCCGAAAAGCTCAAGGGTGTGGATGTGCTCGTCATACGCGAGTTGACGGGCGGCCTGTACTTCGGCCACAAGGCGCGCGAACGAACCAACGGCCACACCCGCGCCATTGACACCCTCGAGTATCATGACTACGAAATCGAGCGCGTGATCAACCTGGCCTTCCGGCTGGCCGATGGCCGCCGCAAAAAAGTTTCTTCGGTGGACAAGGCCAATATTTTGGAGTCGAGCCGGCTGTGGCGGCAGATTGCGGCCGGCATCGCCGCTGAACACGCCGACATCACCTTTGAGAACGTGTTGGTGGACACGGCGGCCATGCGCCTCGTCAACGCCCCGGCCAGCTTCGACGTGCTCGTCACCGAAAATATGTTTGGCGACATTCTCACCGACGAGGCCTCGGTGCTGTGCGGCTCGATGGGCATGTTGCCCTCGGCCTCGCTGGGCGACGGCGGCCCCGGCCTCTACGAGCCGATTCACGGCTCGGCCCCGGACATTGCCGGAAAAGGGATCGCCAACCCGGTTGGCACGATTTTGAGCGTTGCCCTGTTACTGCGGCATTCGCTTCACCTGGAGAAAGAAGCCGCCACTGTTGAAGTTGCAGTGGACTCGGCCATCACCGACGGTTGCCGCACCGCCGATCTGGGTGGGAAGCTGACGACGAGGCAAATGGCGGACGAAGTCATCAGCCGATTGTAG
- a CDS encoding branched-chain amino acid transaminase — translation MGMESKFVWMDGELVEYEKATLHFLTPALHYGIGVFEGIRSYATDDGPAVFRLKEHAERLVNSAKILGFRDLPYTAEEIAEAIKLTVAANGFAECYIRPLIYLTGGGWNLNIDGGKAAVGIAVWEWNQYLGPEALEKGIRANIASFTRHHPNVMMTKAKVTGNYANSVLARTESVRLGFDEAIMLDPQGYVAECTGENLFMVKGGKVYAPSLAPQLEGITRDSLITLAGDLGYEVIECLVSRDQLYVADEVFVCGTAAECIALCEIDFRTIGAGKMGPITRAIQQAFHAVIHGKHPRSKEWLAYVNTTATVPVRETASA, via the coding sequence ATGGGCATGGAATCAAAATTCGTCTGGATGGACGGCGAGTTGGTGGAATACGAAAAGGCGACTCTGCACTTTCTCACACCCGCTCTGCATTACGGCATCGGCGTGTTTGAGGGCATTCGCTCTTACGCCACCGACGACGGCCCGGCGGTGTTCCGCCTCAAGGAGCACGCCGAGCGGCTGGTGAACTCGGCCAAAATACTTGGCTTCCGCGATTTGCCCTACACGGCGGAAGAGATCGCCGAAGCGATTAAGCTCACGGTGGCGGCCAATGGCTTTGCCGAGTGCTACATTCGCCCGCTCATCTATCTCACCGGCGGCGGCTGGAACTTGAACATTGACGGAGGCAAGGCGGCGGTAGGCATCGCCGTGTGGGAGTGGAACCAGTATCTTGGCCCCGAAGCGCTGGAGAAAGGCATTCGCGCCAACATCGCCTCGTTCACCCGTCACCACCCGAACGTGATGATGACGAAAGCCAAAGTGACCGGCAACTACGCCAACAGCGTGCTGGCTCGCACCGAGTCGGTGCGCCTCGGCTTCGACGAAGCCATCATGCTCGACCCGCAGGGCTACGTGGCTGAATGCACCGGCGAGAATTTGTTCATGGTGAAAGGCGGCAAGGTTTACGCGCCCAGCCTGGCCCCGCAACTCGAAGGCATTACCCGCGACTCGCTCATCACCCTGGCCGGAGATTTGGGCTACGAGGTGATCGAATGCCTCGTCTCGCGCGATCAACTCTACGTCGCCGACGAGGTGTTTGTGTGCGGCACAGCGGCAGAGTGCATTGCCCTGTGCGAGATTGACTTTCGCACCATCGGCGCCGGCAAAATGGGGCCGATCACCCGGGCCATCCAGCAGGCCTTCCATGCCGTCATTCACGGCAAGCACCCGCGCTCGAAGGAGTGGCTGGCTTACGTGAATACAACCGCAACGGTTCCGGTGCGAGAGACGGCGTCGGCGTAA